The window CAGTCTGTATATGAGTAAACCACACTAACTGTGAAATGAACACAATACACCAATTAGACTATGCTGGGGGTGTATATATCAGCCACAAAGACTATAGGTATGGAGTATATTCATATGATATTAAAAGTTTATGTAGTTGATTTAGTTTATTCATATACATTGTGCATGAATACACTGCAGCCTGGATATATCCACAAACACTACATATAATATTAAATATTAGCATACATAAGCTGCAAAAAAATGAATACTTACTTTACTTCACTTACATTACTATATACCATTATAAGGGACAAACTATGATACATTGACTGTATATGAATTAGAACATACCATGAAAATTCACTAGAAAAAATATAATATACacggtatataaataaatatatatatgtgtgtgtgtgtgtgtgtgtgtttatatatatatttctatctgCACCTACACCACACCATACACACCAAATATAGCATACACATATACAACCTCAGGTTTGTGCAATGTGTGCTGTGCCCCTTATGATGTGTGTACTCTATATATTTGGATTAGTCGCCAGTGCTCCCTCCCTTCTGATATGTATCTCTGGCCCCCATTAAAGGGGCACTCCACCTGCCCCCTCCCCATCAGCCATGTAAGGGTCATTTCCCTGTGTCCTGGATCTGCATTGTTGTGTGTCTGCATTGATGCTGGCAGTAGTTGGGGCTCTACACTCGCCCCTAGATCTCCATCGGAATGCAGAAAGGATCTTTAAGAAAAAGTTTGAATTCCTGACTGATTTTTCTTGTAGGAAGGCGGCTTAGGATAATTATTTCAGCTTTACTGAGGGCAGATTAGCACAAGTCTGGCTGCAGCGTTTCAATACGCGTTGTACATGcccttacaatgtgcccattgtctgCTACTGTGTGTGAACCCATTCAATATATACACTTTTTAACACCAAGCAAAGTCCTGTCTAAATATACACAGTAAGGCTGGAAAGACTGCCATGACCCGTACAAATCTCTGTAAATCACACTGCCATAGCGGCACACACTTAACATTGCTACCACCTAATGATATTAATAATACCAGACACTACAGGCTTCATAAATGTGAGAAACCTGTATAAATAATAATGAAATAATGATACTAATAGCCAACTATAGGTGTCAGTTACGTTTTTATATCTACATAATCAGACGCATACCTCAATTTATTCATGCATGCGCATTCATACTGTGACATTgacaacacatacacacatatatacatcctcttacatacacacatgcacatacatgtatatacctacacatgcatacacatacatacatgtacacacacatacatatatacatacttacacacatacgcatgaatacacacacatatacaccatccatacacacaaacacatacataaacATACTTAtaccatacacatacatatacatacatacatatatcatatacacacatgcatacaaacatacatacacatacatgtatatacctaCACATGAATACAGTACATACACATACTTACACACATACGCATGAATACACATATacaccatacatacacacatacacaccaacacatacataaacacatttataccatacacatacatatacatacatacatacatatatatcatatacacacatgcatacatacacacatacatacatatataccatacacacacatacatacacatacatatataccatacacacacaaataccatgcacacatacacacatacatacatatatgtatatacacacacacatattacataaatacatgcatacatatactcAAATGTATACtcagacacacatacataaatatatacacactgaCCCGAACATATCTATACACTTTTATACAAAAAGTAATAGTAATACACACATGTATCACATACAAAATGACACTTTACACATGCACTGAAGTATAGGTGCTCTTAGCTGCCTGCGGgcctgagtgtatatatatatatatatatatatatatatctcatatgtGTTCAtgcactcactcagccaagaacatcTATACTTGAGTATATGTATGAATAGCAGTGGGTGTGGAtatgtgtataagtgtgtgtgtgtgtgtgtgtatatatatatatatatatatatatatatatatatatatatatatatatatatatatatatatatatatatatacatactgataCACTTGTGACTATATTTTCCACATGGGGTGGAAGTAGACAGGTTCATGGAGTCCATACATCACAGTTGCTCAGGGCTTGCAGTTGCTCAGGGCTTGCTGCTGCTCAGGGCTTGCTGCCAGGAGCCTGTGACACAATTTCAAAAGTTAATAAAGAAAGAATTTGAAGTGTTCCAAACTACAACCCCCTCGGAGTCACCCGggcactctgctctgccctcctcCTTGGCATGGATGGGGTTAAGAGGGTGCAGTGTGCAGTGGCTCGGCAGTGCCAGGTAGAGTGCTGCCCACAGTCTGCTGCTGAGCTGCTGGCAGGGTCACTCAGTCTGAGGATGCCTCTAATGATCTCATCTCTCCTTTATTCCCTGCACTATTAGTGCTCACATGGGCAGAATGAAGTGAAACTACGTGCAAATCATGTGTAAATTGTCTCAGTCAGAAGCCCTTTATTCCAACGTGTAGCCCAGCCTGGCCCATTTACTCCCTATACCCCCTACCCCCCTCCCCTCCTGATCCCCCTTCCCCCCATATCTCCTTTAGCCTCGTTAAGATCACAATAATATTCCACCCACTAATTGCTCATCCCATTCAACAATCACATTATTTGATCCCTTATTTAGGGGAAGGGGAGTAACAGATTAGATAAACCTCCACCAGCAGCAGCACCATCAGCAGcgccaccagcagcagcagcagcagcacctccctcctcccctcctccctcccTTCTCCCTCCCTCATTTAGGGGAAGTGGTAGCCTGCATGACGTTGGAGGACATGATTGGCACACTTGACAGTGATTGGCAGTGTTACTATGGAGACCTTAGAACGACACCTTGTAGACCAATAGAAAAGGGATACAATGTTTCAATGCTGCACTCAGTGTGGAGATATTATGAGGCCGGTGTCATTATCAGGAGGCTGCTGGTGCTGATGAGTGCTTgaatgtttcttttttatttattattgttgTTCTTATTAtttcctctccttcttcttctctgtGTGCTGTGGCCTGATCTGCGGTCATTCCATGGTGTTCAGGTCTCCTTTAGAGCTCTATCCCACCCACTTCTTCCTGCCAAACTTCAGCAGTGAGCGCTCCCTGCTCCTGGCCACCACCAGCAGCAGCTCCAGAGCCCCCGAAGAGCTGTCCATGTTCCAGCTGCCCACCCTCAACTTCTCCCCGGAGCAAGTGGCCAGCGTATGTGAGACGCTGGAGGAGACAGGGGACATTGAGAGGCTTGGGAGATTCCTATGGTCCCTACCTGTGGCCCCTGGGGCTTGTGAGGCCATCAACAAGCATGAGTCCATCCTCAGAGCAAGGGCTGTGGTGGCTTTCCATACAGgcaacttcagagacctctaccacATCCTGGAAAACCACAAGTTCACTAAGGAGTCCCATGGAAAGCTGCAGGCCATGTGGCTGGAAGCCCATTACCAGGAGGCTGAAAAGCTCAGGGGGCGCCCCCTAGGACCGGTTGATAAATACAGGGTGAGAAAGAAGTTTCCTCTGCCCAGGACCATCTGGGATGGTGAGCAGAAAACCCATTGCTTCAAGGAGAGGACTCGCAGCCTCCTAAGGGAGTGGTATCTACAGGACCCTTATCCCAATCCCAGCAAGAAaagggaactggcccaggccactgGACTCACACCCACACAGGTGGGCAACTGGTTCAAAAACCGAAGGCAAAGAGACAGGGCAGCAGCTGCTAAAAACAGGTCAGTGCCCAGCAAATGCTGTAAATGTTACTGGTGTCCCCTGCAAGCAATACGGTCACACACCCTGCATTAAAGTAACCTTGCTATAGATCACCCAGGTATAGATCATCCTGCTATAGATCACCCATGTATAGATCATCCTGCTATAGATCACCCAGGTATAGATCATCCTGCTATAGATCACCCTCCCATAGATCACCCTGCTATAGATCACCCTGCTACAGATCACCCTGCTACAGATCACCCTGCCATAATCACGCTGCTATAGATCACCCTGCCATAGATCACCCTGCAAAGAACAACATGTACTGTacacaaaataaaaaattataaaaaaaatacaaaatattgtaTTAGAATATTTAGAGTAATAATAGAAGAATAAATCTAAGaatatagtgatatatatatatatatatatatgtatatatatatatatatatatatttagatgtaATTGAGCTGAGTTTGACATTTGACACAATCCTTAGTGATATCACCAAATGTTTTATTTGGTTTTACATAGGGCAATTCATATCAATCAGATAATATTTCTTCATAGtagatttatctatctatctatctatctatcaatctatctatctatctatctatctatctatctatctatctatctatctatctatccctctatctatccctctatctatcgatctatctatctatctatctatctatctatctatctatctatctatctatctatctatctatctatccctctatctatccctctatctatctatctatctatctatctatctatctatctatctatctatctatctatctatctatctatctatctatccctctatctatcgatctatctatctatctatctatctatctatctatccctctatctatctatctatctatctatccctctatctatcatgtctatgtagatagataaataaatagatagatagatagatagatagataatgtgtaCATTTATGTACAGATCTATATCAtattttctatctatttatctatctatcaatatctATGTACAACCTAGTTCTTAAAATAATTAAATACTTTAATTTAATAATTGCATTTAATTTATTGCATCTTCAATAAACTgtcaaatataatttaaaattaggaATAAGAATTAGCGAAAATTAAACCTTTTATATGCAGTGAATAAAATGAATTAACACCGAAATTAAGTACTTTAGTTCTTTTTCGCAATACCATGCATATTGAGTTTACTTTGTAGTTTTAATATTTGcacaatataaataataataataataataataattataatttagtaTTATTTCCTCCATAAATAATTAAGATATGTCCAGTAATATTACAAACACACTCATGTATGTTTACACATTATCTGTGTACATTAATGTCCTGAATACTTTAGCATTATAGTCCTTTCTTAAATAAGTAGCTTCTTCTCCAGGCAGGTCCTGATTTCCATTCAATTAACACAGCAGTGTGTAAACAAACGTGCAGCACATCCATTGTCTTCTGAAATTCATTACATGATGTCACTGGCAGAAGCCTCCTCATTTCTACTCTCACACAAATTGTTTACCTCTTTCCAATTTTTTGTTAGGGGTCAAATTAGGGAATTACAGCGGCAAGGCTTAAATGGTAAACAGGGCTGGCTGCAGGGGGCTATTGTCAGCACCAGGCTATTGACAGAGCCATTATAACATTACACAACATTTATATACACATCCATATACAGAGtaggcgatagatagatagatagatggatagatagatagatagatagatagaattctgtACATTACAACCAGCTGCCATGAATATGACACATGCCTCACTCACTGTTTCCTACTGATGTTTTTATTTTAGTAGTACTATCAATATTGCTAAATAATAAATacttttttacaattttatatCCATCCTTAAAAATAAATAATCTTAATTTTAAATATATTGATACAAACCTGAAGTTGTCAGATATAAAGCTTCACAGCTGCTGAAAATAAAATTCCAATCTCACATTACACCCTGCAGCAATTAGGAGCAAGTCTGTTAATGAGAGTTTATTTAACTTTATATTTgtagtgttttttttaaatgttttgggTTGCTTTTATTTTATGTTGATATGTTATTAATTAGTGGTTAGCGTATTTTGTTTTCTTGATTATACATATGTATTAGGTGAAAGGCCAGGCTCCTTTTAAATTATACTCATTCAATCTTTATATCGATCATATATAAGTGTCAAGTGTATTGTGGAAACTGCAtgtattgagatatatatatatatatatatatatatatatatacatacacactcatgCACTCACTGTcttcctgtatgtgtatgtatatatatatacatatatatatacatatatatatatatatatatatatactcgtgtACTCGTGCACTCACTGTCTGTCttcctgtacatatatatatatatatatatatataaaaatatatatatatatatatatatacacacactcatgtACTCATGCACTCACTGTCTCTCTGTACATGTGTGCgcagttgtgtgtgtatatatatatatatatatatatatatatatatatatatatatatatatatagatagatagatatagatatatagatatatatatgcagATATATATGATTTGGGGGTTGTTTGTGATTTGCATGAAATAGGGAGAGAATGATAGTATCAGGTCAGGGCAGCTGAGCGACAGTTCCTAAATCGGATGTGCAGTAAAGGTTTAAGATTGTGAGTGAAGATAAAATACTAAATTATTGTTTTAAGGCTCATTTTGTGTTGTGGTTTCTGATTATTTCGCTTTAGTGGAGATATAGGGGTGCTGCGCTTAATGATCTTGTGAAAACAAGCAGTGGAAACATTGTATCACATTGTATTTTCGCAGAAAACGACTGAGATCATAGTGACAGAATGTAACTAGTGTAATAGTAATTTAAATAACATCAATAAATCCAAATAATGGAATATATCAATGTATTTACCATTGCTGTAGAGCTCACACTTGATAACAATCAAACCACGCATGGAAGTCATTACTATGTATATGTGTGTCCTATAAGCATTTTTGATATATTGCCTGTATGTCCACGCATGTACATAACTATTCCTTAATGCATGGATATCTGCACATAATACATGCATGCTGTATAGGATTTCACTCAGACTCATATTTGTAAATATAACATAATTCTTTATGTATAATTGACATTGCATGCTAAGCACATTAATCATGCGTGTATATAATTCTCCTACAGGAATTGCATAGTTGTAATTAACACAATCATAATTGTATGGGTAAGATATACTATTGTGTATATATTCCTTATATTCCTATACACAACTATGTATGTATATAGTTTCTATATACTACCTAGATATAGTATTGTGACAACATGTGTATATCTTCCAATACACAGCCATAATCTCTATATACTACCTGTGTAATATATTCAGCACatgatacatatatgtatgtacataagTGATATATTATACACGAATATACATAAAGATATGTTTCTATAAACAGCCATGTATGTATATAGTTGCTATATACTACCTAGATGTACTATTGTGACAATATGTGTATATGTTCATATACACAGCCATAATTGCTATATACTACATATGTAATATATACAGCACATGATACATACGTGTATATAATGAGTGATATATTATACATGAAAATACATATACATCATATATTCCTATACACAACCATGTATGTATATAGTTGCTATATACTACCTAGATATACTGTTGTGACAACATATGTATATATTCGCATACACAGGCATAGTTGCCATATACTACCtatgtaatatatacagtacatgatATATACGTGAATATAATGAGTGATATATTATACACGAATATACATAAATATCACATGGTCCTATGCACAGTATAGTTTTCACATACTACCTGTGTAGTATATACAGCACATAATGAATGATATATTATACATTAATATACTGTACATAAACAtcatatattcctgtacacagccaTGTATGTATATAGTTGCTATATACTACTTAGATATACTCTTATTACAACATGTGAATATATTCGCATACAGAGGCATAGTTGCCATATACTACCTGTGTAATATATACAGCACATGATACATACGTATATATAATGAGTGATATATTATACATGAATATACATAAACATCATATAGTCCTATACACAGCCATGTATGTATATAGTTGCTATATACTACCTAGATATACTCCTGTAACAATATGTGCATATATTCGCATACACAGGCATAGTCGCCATATACTACTTGTGTAATATATACAGCACATGATACATACGTATATATAATGAGTGATATATTATATATGAGTATACATAAACATCATATAGTCCTATACACAGCCATGTAGGAATATAGTTGCTATATACTACTTAGATATACTCTTGTTACAACATGTGCATATATTCACATACACAGTCATAGTTGCCATATACTACCTGTGTAATATATACAGCACATGCATGATACATACATGTATTTAATTAGTGATATATTATATGAGTATACTTAAATATCATATATTTCTATACACAGCCATGTATGTATATAGTTGCTATATATTACCTAGATATACTCCTGTAACAACATGTGTATATATTCGCATACTcagtaatatatacagtacatgatAAATACGTGTATAAAATGAGTGATATATTATACATTAATATACATAAACATCGTATATTCCTATACACAGCCATGTATGTATATAGTTGCTATATACTACCTAGATATACTCTTAAACATGTGTATATATTCGCATACACAGCTATAGTTGCCATATACTACCTATGTAATATATACAGCACATGATACATACGTATATATAATGAGTGATATATTATACATGAATATACATAAACATCATATAGTCCTATACACAGCCATGTAGGAATATAGTTGCTATATACTACTTAGATATACTCTTGTTACAACATGTGCATATATTCACATACACAGTCATAGTTGCCATATACTACCTGTGTAATATATACAGCACATGCATGATACATACATGTATTTAATGAGTGATATATTATATGAGTATACATAAATATCATATATTCCTATACACAGCCATGTATGTATATAGTTGCTATATATTACCTATATACTCTTGTAACATGTGCATATATTCGCATACTCAGtgtgtaatatatacagtacatgatACATCCAGGTATACAATGATTGATAGATTATATACGAATATACATAAATATGATATAATAAATATATGTTGTATTTGATAGGCAGGAACTAATGCAGATAACACATAATATATACAATCAATGGCACATGGGATatatatgatatacagtatatgtatatatagtacatAGGTGTTATATATAGACTATTTTTCAGGAGGGCAGTGTAGGGTGCAGTGCCCCTTATATTTTGCCAGTTATTTACCATGCCTGTTTGTGGTGTCCCTGCTTCCCCTCCTCAGGCTCCAGCACCAATCTATCGGACAGAGCGGCATGAGGTCGTTGGCAGAGCCCGGCTGCCCCACACACAGCTCGGCAGAGTCGCCCTCCACCGCTGCTGCCAGTCCCACCACCAGCGTGTCCAGCCTGGCGGAGCGCGCGGAGACCGGCACCTCCATCCTGTCCGTCACCTCCAGCGACTCGGAATGTGATGTATGATGGACGCCCCGAGCCAGCACAACCGGACTGATGATGGAGCTGGACTTCCAGGACTGGCACACAAGGTGGCACCTAGAGACTTCTGCAGGAAAAGCACAGCCACTTGCATGTAACATTTGTATGTGGGGACCTGACCTACACAAGTCCAATCCCAAAACCTACCCAGGACCTGAACCCACCAAGAGGAGCAACTCACCCCCATGCCCCTGATATTATTATTTCCTGCCTCTTttccctctgctgtttgttttttttttaccaccatCATGGTTTTTCTAATTATTATTCCTCTATTATTGTGTCCAGCAGACAATCAATCAGCCATCCTCTTATATGAGCACCTTTCTCCTCCTCACCCCTGTCACTGCCTGTGTGGGTTTCTGGTTAatgtggaaaacaaaaaaaaagaaatagttTATGACTGTaacagatttttatttttatttcaagattTTATATGAATTATGTATATGTCAATGATGAGGCCACTCCCAGCTGTAATATAATAATATGTGTAGTATATAATGCCTGTATATAATATGGAGAATTGTCCTCCTTAATATTTGACCCCTTCCCTCCCATCTTCTCTCGTGTTCAATGATCTCTGTTTCTCACTCGGACTCTTCTGTCTCAAGTCTTCTTCTGGTCTGTCTATTTATTCCTCCCTCCTGTCCTGCTCTGTTTCTTTCTCCTTCCCCTCTTCCTTCTGTCCTTTATCTTTCTAGCTCCCTTTATATAGGAAGGTTCCTTAGTTCTGAATCTGTATATTTTGCTTTTCTctttcctctttctgtctcttctcTCTATTACCACACTCAATCACCTCTATCCTTTTGACCTCTATGTCTATTTATTGACTTGTTCACCTCTCAGATGCTAgacctgtctcttcctctctctctctctctcacactgtcttctcctctctctccctctcttctcctctctctctctctcctctctcttctctctcttatttTGCTTCTCTTTCCTTTTCTTACTCTCTCTAGACCTGTCtcttctcctttctcttctctctcctctttctttctctcttattttgcttctttctttccttttcttactCTCTCTAGACCTGTCTCTTACTCTATGAGTGTCTCACTTTCCCTTTTTCTGACTCTCGGTCTCTATTTCTCACGCCCTCATTGTTTGTGTCTCTTTCTATCCTCTACCCCTCTCTcaatctttctctttttttttactcTCTCTTTTTcacactttctttttttttctacctGTAAACTCTCTCTTATCCcttccctccctcctcctagcctgtcGGAGGTCTCCTTTATTTCGGAAGGGTCTCCAGTTCTAGGAAAGTCTCTGATCTCACTCTGCTCCTGAACCCTATGATTGCTCTGACTGTGACCCCCTTACTATAAGAGCGcttacccctgtctgtctgttaAACCCTCTACATATGTACATCGATTACAGTATTCATACTTTCTTATCTATATCCAGCTATGTCCGTGTTTTATACTGAATCCCACAATATAAAGAACTTTTCTTCTCTCCCTGAATTGCACTTTTTCTGAGTTTTGTGAGCCAGATGGAATGTATGGTGTGCAGCATCAAAGGGTTAATTACTTTATAGGGGCTGCAATGCAAAGCAATATTGTGTCCTCATAGTTTTCTGTTGCTGATGTAAGAAATGTTAATCCTTCTAcactccagtatatatatatatatatatatatatatatatatatatacacacaccacacaaatatatatatattgtatatgtgtgtataaatatatattatgtatacatataatatatactataaataatgtagatttatatatatatagtatactgaatatatgtattatgtatactgtgtatgtatatatgtattatgcatacagtatacatatattatGTATACTGCATATACATTATATGTATTGTGTACACTGTGTATGTAGATAAAttatgtatactatatatataaaatgtatatatagtatactgt is drawn from Anomaloglossus baeobatrachus isolate aAnoBae1 chromosome 3, aAnoBae1.hap1, whole genome shotgun sequence and contains these coding sequences:
- the SIX3 gene encoding homeobox protein SIX3, with the translated sequence MVFRSPLELYPTHFFLPNFSSERSLLLATTSSSSRAPEELSMFQLPTLNFSPEQVASVCETLEETGDIERLGRFLWSLPVAPGACEAINKHESILRARAVVAFHTGNFRDLYHILENHKFTKESHGKLQAMWLEAHYQEAEKLRGRPLGPVDKYRVRKKFPLPRTIWDGEQKTHCFKERTRSLLREWYLQDPYPNPSKKRELAQATGLTPTQVGNWFKNRRQRDRAAAAKNRLQHQSIGQSGMRSLAEPGCPTHSSAESPSTAAASPTTSVSSLAERAETGTSILSVTSSDSECDV